One Drechmeria coniospora strain ARSEF 6962 chromosome 01, whole genome shotgun sequence genomic region harbors:
- a CDS encoding MFS transporter codes for MAGETLFRRLDPPSFASHFNSIVMPRILLLLLAIAALVALASAGPAGHASVLRRSPSFDSSVRHHHPRSLLFDGGASSDDDNNYRRSASASCSECTKAFCLSQGIGFCKDAKDENVVTMCFQRDSNKDKIIVWGFILGTVGLLGWTAFKRVVEWRDGRGISRQDINYTPMVHGQ; via the exons ATGGCGGGTGAGACTTTATTCCGCCGCCTCGATCCTCCGTCTTTCGCATCCCACTTCAACAGCATCGTCATGCCGAGGATACTGCTTCTTTTGCTTGCGATAGCGGCCCTGGTGGCCCTCGCATCAGCCG GACCGGCCGGCCACGCCTCTGTCCTTCGACGATCACCCTCCTTCGACTCATCGGTCCGCCATCATCACCCCCGTTCCCTGCTGTTTGATGGCGGTGccagcagcgacgacgacaacaactACCGCCGATCGGCTTCGGCATCATGCTCCGAGTGCACAAAGGCCTTCTGCCTCAGCCAGGGCATCGGCTTCTGCAAGGATGCCAAGGACGAAAACGTCGTCACCATGTGCTTCCAGCGGGACAGCAACAAGGACAAGATCATCGTCTGGGGCTTCATCCTGGGCACCGTCGGCCTCTTGGGATGGACAGCCTTCAAACGGGTGGTCGAATGGCGCGACGGCAGGGGCATCAGTCGGCAAGACATAAACTACACACCCATGGTGCACGGCCAATGA
- a CDS encoding phospho-2-dehydro-3-deoxyheptonate aldolase, translating to MSGMDLPPQAADDTRVLGQDPLIPPALLTSEIPMTASAVSTVVKGRNDAADIVMGRSDRLLVVVGPCSIHDPASAHEYASRLKDLAEKMSNDLCIVMRAYLEKPRTTVGWKGLINDPDIDSSFQINKGLRVSRRLFVELTSNGMPIASEMLDTISPQFLADCISVGAIGARTTESQLHRELASGLSFPVGFKNGTDGNLGVAIDAIGAAASKHHFMGVTKQGLAAITRTKGNEHGFVILRGGTNGPNFDKESVQAAKKALAEKGQKQAIMVDCSHGNSQKNHKNQPKVSKVVSDQLREGERAIIGVMIESNINEGNQKVPAEGPSGLKPGISITDACIHWDDTVSVLEDLADAVRARRAVNGDAPSGEKAKVSMLEED from the exons ATGTCTGGAATGGATTTGCCCCCGCAGGCCGCGGACGATACGAGAG TCCTCGGCCAGGATCCCCTCATCCCTCCGGCACTTCTCACCTCGGAGATTCCCAtgaccgcctcggccgtaTCGACCGTCGTCAAGGGACGAaacgatgccgccgacatCGTCATGGGCCGCAGCGACCGActgcttgtcgtcgtcggcccctGCTCCATCCACGATCCCGCTTCCGCTCACGAGTACGCGAGCCGGCTCAAGGACCTGGCCGAGAAGATGTCGAATGATCTGTGCATCGTCATGCGCGCCTACCTCGAGAAGCCTCGCACCACGGTTGGCTGGAAGGGGCTCATCAACGACCCGGACATTGACTCTTCCTTCCAGATCAACAAGGGCCTGCGCGTCTCCCGCCGGTTGTTCGTCGAGCTTACCTCCAACGGCATGCCCATCGCGAGCGAGATGCTCGACACAATCTCCCCCCAGTTCCTGGCCGACTGCatctccgtcggcgccatcggtGCGAGGACGACCGAGTCCCAGCTCCACCGCGAGCTCGCTTCCGGCCTCTCCTTTCCCGTCGGCTTTAAgaacggcaccgacggcaacctcggcgtcgccatcgacgccatcggcgctgccgcctcCAAGCACCACTTCATGGGAGTCACGAAGCAGGGCCTGGCCGCCATCACCCGCACCAAGGGCAACGAGCATGGCTTCGTCATCCTCCGCGGCGGAACGAACGGTCCCAACTTTGACAAGGAGAGCGTtcaggcggccaagaaggcgcTCGCCGAAAAGGGCCAGAAGCAGGCCATCATGGTCGACTGCTCTCACG GCAACTCTCAGAAGAACCACAAGAACCAGCCGAAGGTGTCCAAAGTCGTCAGCGATCAGCTTCGTGAGGGAGAGAGGGCCATCATCGGCGTCATGATCGAGTCCAACATTAACGAGGGCAACCAAAAGGTGCCCGCCGAGGGCCCCTCGGGCCTCAAGCCCGGCATCAGCATCACCGACGCCTGCATTCACTGGGACGACACCGTCTCGGTGCTCGAGGacctggccgacgccgttcgCGCCCGTCGGGCAGTCAATGGCGACGCGCCCAGCGGCGAGAAGGCCAAGGTAAGCATGCTGGAGGAGGATTGA
- a CDS encoding 60S ribosomal protein L13, which translates to MAIKHNQKLVNNHFRKDWQRRVRTHFDQPGKKASRRTARQAKAAAVAPRPVDKLRPIVRCPTIKYNRKVRAGRGFTLAELKEAGVPRRLAPTIGISVDHRRQNLSEESLAINVARLKAYRQRLILLPRRSNAPKKGDTKTDLSKVNKAATVSSVLPIAPTDLAVKYIKKSEMPKEIEGGAYTKLRQARSNARYQGAREKRIRDKAEAESAKK; encoded by the exons ATG GCGATCAAGCACAACCAGAAGCTCGTCAACAACC ACTTCCGCAAGGATTGGCAGCGAAGGGTTCGCACCCACTTCGACCAG CCCGGAAAGAAGGCATCGCGACGCACTGCCCGCCAGGCCAaggccgctgccgtcgctccTCGCCCCGTCGACAAGCTGCGCCCGATTGTGCGATGCCCTACCATTAAGTACAACCGCAAGGTCCGCGCCGGCCGGGGTTTCACCCTCGCTGAGCTCAAG GAGGCTGGTGTTCCTCGGCGTCTTGCACCCACCATCGGTATCAGCGTCGACCACCGCCGCCAGAACTTGAGCGAGGAGAGCTTGGCGATCAACGTCGCTCGACTCAAGGCTTACCGCCAGCGCCTGATCCTGCTGCCCCGCAGGTCCAACGCCCCCAAGAAGGGTGACACCAAAACCGACCTGTCCAAGGTCAACAAGGCTGCCACCGTCTCCTCCGTCCTGCCCATCGCCCCCACCGACCTGGCCGTCAAGTACATCAAGAAGAGCGAGATGCCCAAGGAGATCGAGGGCGGTGCCTACACCAAGCTGCGCCAGGCCCGAAGCAACGCCCGGTACCAGGGTGCCCGTGAGAAGCGTATTAGGGAtaaggccgaggccgagtcgGCCAAGAAATAA
- a CDS encoding mitochondrial import inner membrane translocase subunit TIM16, whose amino-acid sequence MAHRFVITAFLTGSRILGRSFMAAYKQAQASSQYQRAQGKAGGVGASGRASLSSGMTLDEACRILNVKPPANGQANIEEVLERYKRLFDANDPQKGGSFYLQSKIVRAKERFESELGPIREKMETEAETTEGWKPKVYKDR is encoded by the exons ATG GCGCACCGCTTCGTCATCACCGCGTTCTTGACCGGCTCTCGTATCCTCGGCCGGTCTTTCATGGCCGCGTACAAGCAGGCCCAAGCCTCGTCACAATACCAACGCGCCCAGGGCaaagccggcggcgtcggagcTTCGGGCCGAGCCTCGCTGTCATCCGGCATgaccctcgacgaggcgtgCCGCATTCTCAACGTCAAGCCTCCTGCCAACGGGCAAGCCAACATCGAGGAGGTCCTGGAGCGGTACAAGCGGCTCTTCGACGCGAACGACCCGCAAAAGGGCGGCAGCTTCTACCTCCAGAGCAAAATCGTACGGGCCAAGGAGCGGTTCGAGAGTGAGCTCGGTCCGATACGGGAAAAGATggagaccgaggccgagacgacggaggGCTGGAAGCCCAAGGTCTACAAGGATCGGTAG